One genomic region from Arthrobacter sp. FB24 encodes:
- a CDS encoding glycosyltransferase family 2 protein, translating into MEYGKSMDSSNKINGPKNRISVWIVNYNSSQYLDRCLSSLMHEPVDEVIILDNGSQENEVIAAHEIVSKFENARFVKMETNLGFGGGMNAISRIPNFEPDGIIWLLNPDCEVETGATSKLMEALDSYDIVSPLITSGVSTDRKVWFAGGVIEPAKGACSHVGYGVSISEFSETLALPSSFLSGASLMMKRSTWDVLGGFREDLFLYWEDADLCLRASALQMKLGIIPQAQVWHREGGSSVNDGSLRSKTYYYYIARNRIIVCSTLAAKYDIVFFRGIFESLKLIARPLIRERSGRMGKFLAAAKGTIDGIMA; encoded by the coding sequence GTGGAGTATGGGAAGTCAATGGATAGTTCGAATAAAATAAATGGTCCCAAAAATAGAATTAGCGTCTGGATTGTAAACTATAATTCCAGTCAGTATTTGGATCGGTGTCTTTCCTCGCTCATGCATGAGCCCGTTGATGAAGTTATTATCCTTGATAATGGGTCGCAAGAGAATGAAGTAATCGCTGCCCATGAGATAGTTTCCAAGTTTGAAAATGCACGTTTCGTGAAAATGGAAACGAACCTAGGGTTCGGGGGCGGAATGAACGCAATTTCGCGCATACCAAATTTTGAACCCGATGGGATAATTTGGCTTCTTAATCCGGATTGCGAGGTGGAGACTGGTGCCACATCAAAACTGATGGAAGCGCTAGACTCTTATGATATTGTTTCTCCACTGATAACAAGTGGCGTTTCGACAGACCGGAAAGTGTGGTTCGCCGGGGGTGTTATCGAGCCTGCTAAGGGTGCTTGTTCTCACGTCGGATATGGCGTTAGCATAAGCGAGTTTTCTGAGACTCTAGCGTTACCCTCGTCATTTCTGAGCGGTGCATCACTCATGATGAAGCGATCAACATGGGATGTTCTTGGTGGCTTTCGAGAGGATTTGTTTCTCTATTGGGAAGATGCCGATCTCTGCCTTCGCGCTAGTGCGCTCCAGATGAAGTTGGGCATCATCCCCCAAGCGCAGGTGTGGCATAGGGAAGGCGGATCGTCCGTCAACGACGGTTCGCTTCGGAGCAAGACTTACTATTACTACATTGCAAGAAACAGAATAATTGTCTGTTCTACCTTGGCCGCTAAATACGACATCGTCTTCTTCAGAGGAATTTTCGAGTCGCTTAAGCTCATTGCCCGTCCTCTGATACGGGAGAGGTCGGGGCGGATGGGTAAATTTCTCGCTGCCGCAAAGGGCACCATTGACGGCATTATGGCCTGA
- the pdhA gene encoding pyruvate dehydrogenase (acetyl-transferring) E1 component subunit alpha, which yields MTISADHTALGQDAPEQPAGNHVTEDAAAEAVRKFGITVEDYMLPARHQIQMVDQDGTLNPHTEQGAQPGHEYSLPGDAELLAAYEQLVVGRRVNDQNSALVRQGRMAVYPSSHGQEACQVAAALCLADGDWIFPTYRDSVAVMARGVDPVQTMTLFRGDWHSGYDPLKHKVGIQCTPLTTQLLHAVGVAHAAKLRGEDTVVLAMCGDGATSEGDFHEALNFAAVFHLPVIFFVQNNQYAISVPLAHQSVAPSLAHKAVGYGMAGERVDGNDVVALLAVLGRAVKLAREGSGPLLVEAHTYRMQAHTNADDATRYRQDSEVAQWVAKDPLKRMQTYLTARGLLDDDGAARIADKAEAVATQLREGLGEDVPVDPQDLFRYVFSTPTPQLKEQSAMLADEISRDGAAK from the coding sequence ATGACGATCTCCGCGGACCACACCGCCCTCGGGCAGGACGCGCCGGAACAGCCGGCCGGGAACCATGTGACTGAAGACGCCGCAGCCGAGGCTGTGCGCAAGTTCGGCATCACGGTGGAGGACTACATGCTGCCGGCCCGCCACCAGATCCAGATGGTGGACCAGGACGGCACCCTGAACCCGCACACCGAGCAGGGCGCCCAGCCCGGACACGAGTATTCGCTGCCGGGCGACGCAGAACTGCTGGCCGCGTACGAACAGCTGGTCGTAGGCCGCCGCGTCAATGACCAGAACTCAGCCCTGGTCCGCCAGGGCCGCATGGCCGTCTACCCCTCCAGCCACGGGCAGGAAGCCTGCCAGGTGGCGGCCGCCCTCTGCCTCGCGGACGGCGACTGGATCTTCCCCACCTACCGCGACTCCGTGGCCGTAATGGCCCGCGGCGTGGACCCCGTCCAGACCATGACCCTCTTCCGCGGCGACTGGCACAGCGGCTACGACCCGCTCAAGCACAAGGTGGGCATCCAGTGCACTCCGCTCACCACCCAACTGCTCCACGCCGTCGGCGTTGCCCACGCGGCCAAACTCCGAGGCGAGGACACCGTTGTCCTGGCCATGTGCGGCGACGGCGCCACCAGTGAAGGCGACTTCCATGAGGCCCTCAACTTCGCGGCCGTCTTCCACCTGCCCGTCATTTTCTTCGTGCAGAACAACCAGTACGCCATCTCGGTGCCGCTGGCCCACCAGTCCGTGGCGCCGTCGCTGGCCCACAAGGCCGTGGGCTACGGCATGGCCGGCGAACGCGTGGACGGCAACGACGTCGTCGCGCTCCTCGCCGTGCTGGGCCGCGCGGTCAAGCTGGCCCGCGAAGGCTCCGGGCCCCTCCTGGTGGAGGCCCATACCTACCGGATGCAGGCGCACACCAATGCCGATGACGCCACCCGCTACCGCCAGGACAGCGAAGTGGCCCAGTGGGTGGCCAAGGATCCGCTGAAGCGGATGCAGACGTACCTGACGGCCCGCGGACTGCTGGACGACGACGGCGCCGCTAGGATCGCGGACAAGGCGGAGGCAGTTGCCACGCAGCTCCGCGAAGGCCTAGGGGAGGACGTCCCCGTCGACCCGCAGGACCTCTTCCGGTATGTCTTCTCCACACCCACCCCACAGCTAAAGGAGCAGTCCGCCATGCTTGCTGACGAAATCTCCCGGGACGGGGCCGCAAAATGA
- a CDS encoding alpha-ketoacid dehydrogenase subunit beta, translated as MSPTVTTSSEVNGNVSAATARAAAKAAATAESTGPQTITLAKALNTAMADAMHADPSVLVFGEDVGMLGGVFRITDGLTKTFGESRCFDTPLAESGIVGMAVGMAMNGMRPVIEMQFDAFAYPAFEQIVSHVAKMHNRTKGAVKLPMVIRVPYAGGIGGVEHHCDSSESYYAHTAGLKVFTPATVADGYRMLREAIDSDDPVMFMEPKKLYWSKDLVDLDGLRAEHAANTERGTSSEGRAVVARPGTDATLIAYGPSVPTALAAAAAAAEEGRSLEVIDVRSIVPFDDETVCASVRKTGRAVVIAEAHGFASVSSEIVARVQERCFHYLAAPIRRVTGFDVPYPAPKLEHYYLPGVDRILDAVDDLQWED; from the coding sequence ATGAGCCCCACCGTCACCACGTCCTCCGAGGTCAACGGCAACGTCAGTGCCGCCACGGCCCGCGCCGCCGCCAAGGCGGCAGCCACTGCTGAATCAACCGGCCCGCAGACCATCACCCTCGCCAAGGCCCTGAACACCGCCATGGCCGACGCCATGCACGCAGACCCCTCAGTGCTCGTCTTCGGCGAGGACGTCGGCATGCTCGGCGGCGTCTTCCGGATCACCGACGGCCTCACCAAGACCTTTGGCGAGTCACGCTGCTTTGACACCCCGCTGGCAGAGTCCGGGATCGTCGGCATGGCCGTGGGGATGGCCATGAACGGCATGCGTCCGGTGATCGAGATGCAGTTCGATGCTTTCGCCTACCCGGCCTTTGAGCAGATCGTCAGCCACGTGGCCAAGATGCACAACCGGACCAAGGGTGCGGTGAAGCTTCCCATGGTCATCCGTGTCCCGTACGCCGGGGGAATCGGGGGCGTGGAGCACCACTGCGACTCCTCCGAGTCCTACTACGCGCACACCGCCGGCTTGAAAGTCTTCACCCCGGCCACCGTGGCCGACGGGTATCGCATGCTCCGTGAAGCCATCGACTCCGACGACCCCGTGATGTTCATGGAGCCCAAGAAGCTCTACTGGTCCAAGGACCTGGTGGACCTGGACGGACTACGCGCCGAGCATGCGGCCAACACCGAACGGGGAACCTCGTCGGAAGGCCGCGCCGTCGTCGCCCGTCCCGGCACCGATGCCACGCTGATTGCTTACGGTCCGTCCGTGCCCACAGCGCTGGCCGCAGCTGCCGCGGCGGCCGAGGAAGGCCGCTCGCTGGAAGTGATCGACGTTCGTTCCATCGTGCCCTTCGACGACGAGACCGTCTGCGCGTCGGTCCGCAAGACCGGCCGTGCAGTGGTGATCGCCGAAGCCCATGGGTTTGCCTCCGTGTCTTCGGAGATTGTGGCCAGGGTCCAGGAGCGCTGCTTCCACTACCTGGCCGCGCCGATCCGGCGCGTCACCGGCTTCGACGTGCCGTACCCGGCGCCGAAGCTCGAGCACTACTACCTGCCCGGCGTGGACCGCATCCTCGACGCCGTTGACGACCTCCAGTGGGAAGACTGA
- a CDS encoding Lrp/AsnC family transcriptional regulator, translating to MAETEADQVPVPLDDVDRNIIAELTRDGRMSVTQVAENVHISRAHAYTRIARLTGEGVLTKFTALVDPIKAGLKSSAYVTLKVRQHSWRELRELLRAIPEVHHIALVGGDFDVILLVRAVDNVDLRRVIFDQLQSMPGVLDTQTFLVFEDVDTR from the coding sequence ATGGCAGAAACTGAGGCGGACCAGGTGCCGGTGCCGCTGGATGATGTGGACCGGAACATCATTGCTGAGCTCACCCGGGACGGGCGGATGTCCGTGACGCAGGTGGCTGAAAACGTGCACATCTCACGGGCGCACGCCTATACGCGGATAGCAAGGCTGACCGGCGAGGGGGTGCTGACCAAGTTCACAGCCCTCGTTGACCCTATTAAGGCCGGGCTCAAATCCTCCGCCTACGTGACACTCAAAGTCAGGCAGCATTCGTGGCGCGAACTGCGCGAGCTACTTCGCGCCATCCCGGAGGTGCACCACATAGCCCTGGTGGGCGGCGACTTCGACGTCATCCTGCTGGTGCGGGCCGTGGACAATGTGGACCTGCGCCGCGTGATCTTCGACCAGCTGCAGTCGATGCCGGGAGTGCTGGACACGCAGACGTTTCTGGTGTTTGAGGATGTGGATACGCGTTAG
- a CDS encoding acyltransferase family protein — MGLALTRGHKTKDQFRPEIQALRALAVSLVVVYHLWPTRIEGGYVGVDVFLVISGYLITMHLLKGFAESPRLRLSDFYSARIRRLLPASLFVLAVVGISTFVLLPQTLWGTVGRQVLASAFYVQNWVLAADSVDYLAAGAGASPVQHYWSLSVEEQFYLVWPLFLISLLWIVKRLGGSRRLTVSLGVATATVVSFAVSLISTASSPQDAYFVTPTRIWEFGVGALLAICMTRQVGSKPFRSALSWVGVVGVLASAVIYTGSTPFPGYAALLPVLSTAAVIAAGSVDTAWAPTRLFSLRPVQFLGDISYSLYLWHWPLIVIVPIAVSGIGSTLTSAAKVGIIVASVVLAWTTKVQIEDRYRRRPERSRRRVSGGPRSRTVLASALAGMMLVGLVGGSAAAVSHSRVAEATAELAEFESGPTECRGARALDPSEAIICGSTQSQTVFPDPLIASASAADQGCQQRVTRAAVISCMYGNSGKLKVAMVGDSHANQWFPAVAKIAEDKGWTLTTYFKSGCAFNMAPSGHKSCAEWNSSVRLSLADGGFDVIITSNVATTDYVGGYTAGVEGFRRTWQGLNDGGAKIIAIADTPRASSAGVADPPSCVEAKGVDGCSFDRAEALSSDPQKEAAEDMDLVDYLDMNDLFCIESKCPAVAGSVLVYRDGNHMTTTYARSLTTYLQKRMSFAGIRN, encoded by the coding sequence GTGGGCCTGGCTCTAACGCGAGGACATAAGACCAAGGATCAATTCAGACCTGAAATTCAGGCTCTTCGTGCTTTGGCCGTTTCCCTCGTTGTCGTGTATCACCTGTGGCCGACTCGGATCGAAGGCGGCTACGTAGGCGTTGACGTCTTTCTCGTCATCTCCGGATATCTCATCACGATGCACTTACTCAAGGGTTTTGCGGAGTCTCCACGCCTGCGGCTTAGTGACTTTTACAGCGCCCGCATTCGACGTCTCCTGCCCGCGTCACTGTTTGTCCTGGCTGTGGTCGGAATCTCCACTTTCGTCCTCTTGCCGCAAACCCTGTGGGGCACAGTAGGGAGACAGGTGCTTGCCAGTGCGTTCTACGTCCAAAACTGGGTGCTTGCCGCCGACTCAGTCGATTATCTCGCCGCCGGCGCTGGCGCAAGCCCTGTCCAGCATTATTGGTCGCTGTCGGTGGAGGAGCAGTTCTACCTTGTGTGGCCACTCTTCTTGATCTCGCTGCTGTGGATTGTCAAACGACTCGGCGGCAGCCGCCGATTGACAGTTTCTTTGGGTGTTGCCACTGCCACTGTTGTCTCGTTCGCAGTTTCTTTGATCTCTACTGCCTCAAGCCCCCAAGACGCATATTTCGTTACTCCGACGCGGATATGGGAATTCGGGGTGGGCGCACTGTTGGCGATCTGCATGACGAGGCAGGTCGGATCGAAGCCATTCAGGTCCGCCCTCTCTTGGGTAGGCGTTGTGGGTGTTCTCGCGTCAGCGGTCATCTACACGGGTTCAACCCCGTTCCCGGGTTATGCCGCGCTGCTGCCAGTGCTGTCCACGGCCGCGGTGATTGCTGCTGGCAGTGTCGATACTGCGTGGGCGCCAACAAGGCTTTTCTCCTTACGCCCAGTCCAATTTCTCGGTGACATTTCCTACTCGCTCTACCTATGGCACTGGCCGCTCATCGTTATTGTCCCCATCGCCGTCTCTGGCATCGGATCAACGCTTACTAGTGCGGCCAAGGTGGGAATCATTGTCGCAAGTGTCGTCTTAGCCTGGACCACGAAGGTGCAAATCGAAGACAGATACCGCCGTCGCCCTGAACGATCACGGCGTCGGGTCAGCGGCGGCCCGAGGTCCAGGACTGTTCTAGCGTCCGCGCTGGCTGGGATGATGCTTGTCGGACTGGTGGGAGGCTCTGCGGCCGCGGTCAGCCATAGTAGAGTCGCGGAGGCAACCGCCGAGCTGGCTGAATTCGAGTCGGGGCCGACAGAGTGTCGTGGCGCTAGAGCGCTCGACCCGTCCGAGGCGATCATATGTGGATCTACTCAAAGCCAGACGGTCTTCCCGGATCCGCTGATTGCCTCCGCAAGCGCTGCCGACCAGGGGTGCCAGCAACGCGTCACGAGGGCAGCTGTCATCAGCTGCATGTACGGCAATTCTGGAAAACTGAAAGTTGCTATGGTGGGCGACTCGCATGCCAACCAGTGGTTTCCGGCCGTCGCAAAAATCGCCGAGGACAAAGGTTGGACCCTGACTACCTATTTCAAGTCAGGATGCGCGTTTAATATGGCGCCTTCTGGCCATAAGAGCTGTGCCGAATGGAATTCCTCCGTCAGATTGAGCCTTGCAGACGGTGGATTCGATGTGATTATTACTTCCAATGTGGCCACAACTGACTACGTAGGCGGTTACACCGCTGGTGTAGAAGGCTTCCGAAGGACGTGGCAAGGCCTCAATGACGGCGGCGCCAAGATCATTGCCATTGCCGACACGCCCCGGGCCAGCTCTGCCGGCGTCGCCGATCCTCCTTCATGCGTCGAGGCCAAAGGAGTGGATGGATGCTCATTCGACAGGGCGGAAGCGCTATCAAGCGATCCTCAGAAAGAGGCAGCCGAGGACATGGACCTAGTCGATTACCTCGACATGAACGACCTGTTTTGTATTGAATCCAAGTGCCCCGCAGTAGCAGGGAGCGTCCTCGTCTATCGGGACGGCAATCATATGACTACGACGTACGCGCGCTCCCTGACGACATACCTTCAGAAACGCATGTCTTTCGCTGGTATCCGCAACTAG
- a CDS encoding polysaccharide biosynthesis tyrosine autokinase, with product MDLHDSLRILRRNWILIVAATLAGLLMSGGASVLTKPTYRADTQLFVAIQSSGSVQELQQGNTFSQARVQSYVKTVASPIVLQPVIDTLGLPSTAEELAGRVKASTDLNTVLINISVEDNSPVQAAATAQAVADSLIRVVDTLEKPKTGGTSPVSLSITKPAKAPSVPSAPDTRLNLMVGLLLGLAAGVGAALLRTSLDNRIRGEADLRRVTELPLLGGISFDQDATRKPLLTQTAAQSPRSESFRQLRTNLQFANVSGRASTVVVTSSLPGEGKSTTATNLAISLAQAGQKVCLIDADLRRPMINEYLGLDRSAGLTTALVGLADVSDLLQPWGDDSLYVLASGQIPPNPSELLGSDEMKQLITRLEDAFDTVVIDAPPLLPVTDAAVLSQHVGGVVVVVGSQKLRQNDLEKSLGALNMVGANVLGIVLNRLPVKGPDSYAYTYYSHDGATATAKRPKANAQERGQQTNAGEPDLHYGDFDRQILETQSQPAHVFPRTSAER from the coding sequence TTGGATCTACACGACAGCTTGCGGATTTTGCGCCGTAATTGGATTCTCATCGTGGCCGCTACCCTTGCTGGCCTCCTCATGAGCGGTGGCGCATCCGTCCTCACCAAGCCGACGTATCGGGCTGACACTCAGTTATTTGTGGCAATTCAGAGTTCTGGTTCGGTCCAGGAGCTCCAGCAGGGCAACACCTTCAGCCAGGCCAGAGTCCAGTCATACGTAAAGACGGTGGCGTCGCCCATAGTATTGCAGCCAGTTATCGATACGCTCGGCCTCCCCAGCACGGCTGAGGAATTAGCAGGGCGAGTGAAGGCCAGCACGGACCTAAACACTGTGTTGATAAACATCTCCGTCGAGGACAACTCCCCAGTTCAGGCGGCCGCAACAGCTCAAGCCGTTGCCGATAGCCTTATCAGGGTCGTTGACACGTTAGAAAAGCCGAAAACGGGAGGAACCTCGCCGGTCAGCCTTTCGATCACAAAACCTGCAAAAGCGCCTTCTGTGCCATCAGCTCCTGATACGCGTCTTAACCTAATGGTTGGCCTCCTTTTGGGCCTTGCCGCCGGGGTGGGCGCCGCCCTACTCCGGACGTCACTCGACAACAGAATTAGAGGGGAGGCTGACTTGCGACGAGTCACTGAGTTGCCGCTCCTCGGTGGGATTTCATTTGACCAGGATGCGACGCGCAAGCCTTTGCTCACCCAAACTGCTGCGCAGAGTCCCCGATCAGAGTCGTTCAGGCAATTGCGGACCAATCTCCAATTTGCAAATGTTTCAGGACGTGCCAGCACCGTAGTCGTAACTTCTTCGCTCCCGGGGGAGGGCAAGAGCACGACTGCAACAAACTTGGCCATTTCCCTTGCGCAGGCTGGCCAGAAGGTTTGCCTTATCGACGCAGACTTGCGTCGTCCTATGATCAACGAATATCTCGGACTCGACCGAAGCGCCGGGTTGACTACAGCTCTGGTCGGGTTGGCCGACGTCAGTGATCTCCTCCAGCCGTGGGGTGATGACAGTCTCTACGTACTGGCTTCGGGACAGATACCACCAAACCCAAGTGAACTCCTCGGGTCGGATGAGATGAAACAACTAATCACGCGGTTAGAAGACGCTTTCGATACGGTCGTAATTGACGCACCTCCCCTTCTACCCGTCACAGACGCTGCAGTCTTGTCTCAACACGTAGGCGGAGTTGTCGTCGTCGTGGGATCTCAGAAGCTTCGCCAAAACGATCTGGAGAAATCCCTCGGCGCCCTGAACATGGTCGGCGCTAACGTTTTGGGAATCGTCCTGAACCGACTTCCGGTGAAGGGACCCGACTCATATGCCTACACCTACTACAGCCACGACGGTGCGACAGCCACCGCAAAGAGGCCCAAGGCCAACGCTCAAGAGCGCGGACAACAAACAAATGCTGGCGAGCCAGACCTTCACTACGGTGACTTCGATCGGCAAATTCTGGAAACGCAATCTCAGCCCGCACACGTGTTTCCTCGGACTAGCGCGGAGCGGTAG
- a CDS encoding acyltransferase family protein produces the protein MTKTGDRVAALDGIRGLAILAVVAYHSGLPLRYSGVVGVTIFFVLSGYLITSILDRELSQTGRVALVKFYMRRFLRLGPAIVAAVILTTIFMLVTRDPQLAGNYWLQVVSTLTYTSDFFMAGVADMQVLGHTWSLSIEEQFYLVWPLALVGTMAVAKSRKHAVWIVAGAALLALAWRLAAPMVFSDWERTYYGPDTVFYALLIGCTLALLPRGSVEVPRWAGYSAVAVLGVLAAIPSIEVDGIDRTVTLYVGAAAALFAVVAVAAAPKLKLLTIKPLLFAGTISYGWYIWHQIFFKVQPFGLQVEGLKMTLPLLAASALLAWASFKYFEKPIQDRYKHRFHAGRATETQAVTEAART, from the coding sequence ATGACTAAAACTGGGGATAGGGTCGCCGCGCTTGACGGCATCCGAGGTCTTGCAATTCTTGCCGTCGTTGCCTATCACTCCGGGTTGCCGCTCCGATATTCGGGCGTGGTCGGCGTGACCATTTTCTTTGTCCTGTCGGGCTACCTGATCACCAGCATTTTGGACCGCGAGCTGTCGCAGACTGGCCGCGTCGCGCTGGTCAAGTTCTACATGCGCCGATTCCTTCGCCTGGGCCCGGCCATTGTCGCCGCCGTTATCCTGACCACCATATTCATGCTGGTGACTCGTGACCCGCAGCTCGCGGGGAACTACTGGCTTCAGGTCGTCTCGACCCTGACCTACACCAGCGACTTCTTCATGGCCGGCGTCGCCGACATGCAGGTACTGGGACACACATGGTCACTGTCCATCGAGGAGCAGTTCTATCTTGTGTGGCCGCTGGCCCTCGTGGGCACCATGGCGGTAGCCAAGAGCCGGAAGCATGCCGTCTGGATCGTGGCTGGCGCCGCGCTGCTGGCGCTGGCGTGGCGGCTGGCCGCGCCGATGGTGTTCAGCGACTGGGAGCGGACCTACTACGGTCCCGACACGGTGTTCTATGCGCTGCTCATCGGATGCACGCTCGCGCTACTGCCTCGTGGATCGGTCGAAGTTCCGCGCTGGGCCGGATATTCAGCGGTCGCCGTGCTCGGTGTGCTGGCTGCCATCCCGAGCATTGAGGTGGACGGGATTGACCGGACAGTCACCCTCTACGTCGGCGCGGCGGCTGCACTCTTCGCCGTCGTGGCGGTGGCGGCGGCACCCAAGTTGAAGCTGCTCACGATCAAGCCGCTGCTGTTCGCCGGCACAATCTCCTACGGCTGGTACATCTGGCATCAGATCTTCTTCAAGGTCCAGCCATTCGGCCTTCAAGTCGAGGGGCTCAAGATGACTCTGCCCCTACTCGCGGCCTCAGCACTGCTTGCCTGGGCCTCGTTCAAGTACTTCGAGAAGCCCATTCAGGACCGCTACAAGCACCGCTTCCACGCAGGCCGGGCAACCGAGACGCAGGCTGTCACCGAAGCCGCCCGCACCTAA
- a CDS encoding Mu transposase domain-containing protein — MAPEFAFRSSVRLPWDYYVRVFSNAYSVDPGAIGRIVNVEADLER; from the coding sequence GTGGCGCCCGAGTTCGCCTTCCGCAGCAGCGTCCGGCTGCCATGGGACTACTACGTGCGGGTCTTCTCCAACGCCTATTCCGTGGACCCGGGCGCGATCGGGCGGATCGTGAACGTCGAAGCAGACCTGGAAAGGTGA
- a CDS encoding dihydrolipoamide acetyltransferase family protein, whose protein sequence is MSETKVFLLPDLGEGLTEAELVNWLVAVGDEIRVDQPIAEVETAKSMVEVPSPYAGTVAVLHGEPGQTLDVGKPLISVAPTGTLVVEPVETKPVETKPVETAAAETYREEEKAGSGNVLIGYGTPGGHGVARRTRARKQPVVEPVETGSVATHTPVVEPFRSVVEPVETTSAEKSADDVLLLRTRVPGKLGAVISPLVRRMARDHGVDLGGLQGSGASGLIMRKDVEAAIAPAPEVKPPSVVEPVETRRPVAAARSVDDRRSVVEPVETRHRETDPRTGLGITARTPVRGVRKAVAANMTRSRSEIPEATVWVDVDATALVEMRAALKKSDPHNTPGLLAFIARFVTAGLKKYPELNTRIVTTEDAAGGESQEIVAFDGINLGFAAQTDRGLMVPSVRNAGKMSARELDAEIRRLTAVVREGKATPSELGSGTFTLNNYGVFGVDGSAAIINHPEVGILGVGRIIDKPWVVNGELAVRKVTELTLTFDHRVCDGGTAGGFLRYVADAIENPGSVLADM, encoded by the coding sequence ATGAGCGAAACGAAAGTATTCCTGCTGCCGGACCTGGGCGAAGGCCTCACCGAAGCCGAGCTTGTGAACTGGCTCGTGGCCGTGGGCGACGAAATCCGGGTGGACCAGCCCATCGCCGAGGTCGAGACCGCGAAGTCCATGGTGGAAGTCCCGTCCCCGTACGCCGGCACAGTTGCCGTGCTTCACGGAGAGCCAGGCCAGACCCTGGACGTCGGCAAGCCGCTGATTTCGGTCGCGCCCACTGGCACCTTGGTGGTCGAGCCTGTCGAGACCAAGCCCGTCGAGACCAAGCCTGTCGAAACCGCCGCCGCCGAAACTTACCGGGAAGAGGAAAAAGCCGGCTCCGGCAACGTCCTCATCGGCTACGGAACACCCGGCGGCCACGGTGTAGCCCGCCGCACGCGCGCGCGGAAGCAGCCGGTCGTCGAGCCTGTCGAGACCGGTTCTGTCGCAACTCACACCCCGGTAGTTGAGCCTTTCCGTTCGGTGGTTGAGCCTGTCGAAACCACAAGTGCGGAAAAGTCCGCCGACGATGTCCTGCTCCTGCGCACACGCGTGCCGGGAAAATTGGGGGCGGTGATTTCGCCGCTCGTCCGCCGGATGGCCCGTGACCACGGAGTTGACCTGGGAGGACTCCAAGGATCAGGCGCAAGCGGGCTGATCATGCGCAAGGACGTCGAGGCGGCCATAGCTCCCGCGCCCGAGGTAAAGCCGCCTTCGGTGGTTGAGCCAGTCGAAACCCGCCGCCCCGTGGCCGCGGCGCGTTCGGTGGATGACCGACGTTCGGTGGTTGAGCCTGTCGAAACCCGCCATCGTGAAACCGACCCACGAACAGGCCTCGGCATCACAGCACGAACGCCGGTCCGAGGAGTCCGCAAGGCAGTGGCCGCGAACATGACGCGAAGCCGCTCCGAGATCCCAGAAGCCACTGTATGGGTCGATGTGGATGCCACAGCGCTTGTGGAAATGCGTGCGGCGCTTAAGAAGTCCGATCCGCACAACACCCCGGGGCTGCTGGCATTCATCGCACGGTTTGTGACGGCGGGACTGAAGAAGTATCCGGAGCTGAATACCAGAATTGTCACCACAGAGGACGCCGCAGGTGGGGAGAGCCAGGAAATCGTCGCGTTCGACGGTATAAACCTGGGCTTCGCCGCGCAGACGGACCGGGGACTTATGGTGCCATCGGTGCGCAATGCGGGCAAGATGAGCGCCCGTGAGTTGGACGCTGAGATTCGCAGGCTCACAGCGGTCGTGCGTGAAGGCAAGGCGACACCTTCAGAGCTGGGAAGTGGCACCTTCACTCTGAACAACTATGGGGTCTTCGGAGTGGACGGCTCAGCAGCGATCATCAATCACCCGGAGGTTGGAATCTTGGGCGTAGGGCGCATCATCGACAAGCCTTGGGTGGTCAACGGCGAGCTGGCCGTCCGCAAGGTCACGGAGCTAACACTCACCTTCGATCACCGCGTGTGCGACGGCGGAACGGCGGGCGGCTTCCTGCGGTACGTGGCTGATGCGATCGAGAACCCGGGGTCCGTGCTGGCAGATATGTAG